Genomic window (Streptomyces sp. RerS4):
GCGGGGTCGGTGACCACGGCGCGGTGGAAGGGGATGGCGGTGGCCATGCCTTCGACGCGGAACTCCTCCAGGGCGCGGGAGGCGCGCTGGAGGGCCTGCTCGCGCGTGGCGCCGGTGACGATGAGCTTGGCGAGGAGGGAGTCCCAGGCGGGGCCGATCACGCTGCCGGATTCGACGCCGGCGTCGAGGCGCACGCCGGGGCCGCTCGGGGGTTGGAAGGTGGTGACGGTGCCGGGGGCGGGCAGGAAGCCGCGGCCGGGGTCTTCGCCGTTGATGCGGAACTCGATGGAGTGGCCGCGCAGGGCGGGATCGTCGTAGCCGAGAGCCTCGCCGTCGGCGATGCGGAACATCTCGCGGACGAGGTCGATGCCGGAGACCTCTTCGGTGACGGGGTGTTCGACCTGGAGGCGGGTGTTGACCTCCAGGAAGGAGATCAGACCGTCCGCGGAGACCAGGAACTCGACCGTGCCGGCGCCGACGTAGCCGGCCTCCTTCAGGATCGCCTTGGAGGCGGCGTACAGCTCGGCGTTCTGGGCTTCCGTCAGGAACGGCGCCGGGGCTTCCTCGACGAGCTTTTGGTGGCGGCGTTGGAGGGAGCAGTCGCGGGTGGAGACGACGACGACGTTGCCGTGGGAGTCGGCGAGGCACTGGGTTTCGACGTGGCGGGGCTTGTCGAGGTACTGCTCGACGAAGCATTCGCCCCGGCCGAAGGCGGCGACGGCCTCGCGGACGGCGGAGTCGTAGAGCTCGGGGACCTCTTCGAGGGTGCGGGCGACCTTCAGGCCGCGGCCGCCGCCGCCGAAGGCGGCCTTGATGGCGATGGGCAGGCCGTGCTCGCGGGCGAAGGCGACGACCTCGTCGGCTCCGGAGACGGGGTCGGGAGTGCCGGCGACGAGGGGGGCGCCGGCGCGCAGGGCGATGTGGCGGGCGGCGACCTTGTCGCCGAGGTCGCGGATGGCCTGGGGCGGGGGGCCGATCCAGGTCAGTCCGGCGTCGATGACGGCCTGGGCGAAGTCGGCGTTCTCCGAGAGGAAGCCGTATCCGGGGTGGATGGCGTCCGCGCCGGAGTCGGCGGCGGCCTGCAGGACCTTGGAGATGTCGAGGTAGCTGGCCGCCGGGGTGTCACCGCCCAACGCGAAAGCTTCGTCTGCCGCGCGGACGTGCAGGGCGTCCCGGTCCGGATCGGCGTAGACGGCTACGCTCGCGATCCCGGCATCCCGGCAGGCCCGAGCAACGCGGACAGCGATTTCGCCACGGTTGGCGATGAGCACCTTGCGCACGATGGCTCCCTCCTTGAAACAAGCTGAGTTTAGGGATAGGCAACACGGCCTTTCGACCCTTCCCCGGAGGTGAGCTTGCCCACACAGAGCGTGACGCGGGTCTAGCCCCCGTCGGAAAAGCCCTTGTGTCGCCCCAGGTCAGGGAGATACCCAACTGCACAGTAACCCCGTCGCGTATCCAAGGTCTCTGTTCACCGGGTCACCGGCCCCCGCTGATTCTTTGTCGAGTCCCTACGAACGGCCTACGCATTCTTTGAGTGAGAGCCGTCACGGAAGGCGCCCGTAACGAAGCCGACCCGAACCCTTGTCCCGAGGTTTACTCGTTAGTAGCCTCCAGGCGTCGAACACGCCCGGGGCGTGTGGGGATGGGGGCGTCGTGCTGCGCAGACTCGTGGCCGGGCTGGGCGCGGCGGTGCTCGTCGTGGAGGCGGCGGTGCTGGTCGTCGTCCACGTGGTCCTCGGCCGGACCACCCACAACCAGTCGATGTCCATCGCCGGCATGGACCCCGACCTCATGTCGGCGGCGACCTACGGGCTCGGCGCCGGAACCGGCCTCTTCCTGCTGCTCTGCGCCGTCCTCCTGGCGCTCGCCGGCCTGCGCGACCGCCCGCCCGGCCGCTTCGCGCGCGCCCTGCTCATCGCCGCCGCCGTCCTGCACGTGCTGCTCGGCGCCCTCTCCGTCGGTCTCGTCGGGTGGGGCGCCTTCACGGCGACGATGCTGATCTTCTGCCTGCTGGTGCTGTCCCTGACGCTCTACGGGCGCGACCTGGGCCCGGACCCGCGGGACAAGCGGCTCACGCCCACAAGTCCGTGATGGACACGCCCAGTTCGCCCAGCAGGGAGCGCAGCAGCGGCAGGGAGAGCCCGATCACGTTGCCGTGATCGCCGTCGATCCCGTCGATGAACGGCGCCGACAGGCCGTCGAGGGTGAAGGCCCCGGCCACGTGCAGAGGCTCCCCGCTCGCGACGTACGCCGCCACCTCCGCGTCCGTCGGCTCGCCGAAGCGGACCGTCGTGGACGCCGTGGCCGAAACCCGCCGCCCGTTCGTCGTGTCGATGACGCAGTGCCCGGTGCGCAGGACGCCCGCCCGCCCGCGCATCGCCTTCCAGCGCGCGGTGGCCTCCGCCGCGTCGGCGGGCTTGCCGAGCGCCTCGCCGTCCAGCTCCAGCACGGAGTCGCAGCCGATCACCAGGGCGCCCGCGGCCTCCTCCAGGCCCGCCACGACGTCCGCCTTGGCCTCGGCGAGGGCCAGCGCCAGGTCGGCCGGGTTGTCGTGGTTCAGGGTGTCCTCGTCGAAGCCGCTGACGATCACGTGCGGGGCGAGCCCGGCCTGCCGCAGCAGGTTGAGCCGGGCGGGGGAGGCGGAGGCGAGGACAACGGTGCGTACGGTCATGCGGGCCATCGTAGGACGGCCCGCGCGGCGGGCTCCCCGGAAGTCTTCCCAGGGGGCTCCCGGAAGCCAGGGGCTCCTAGAAGGGGGCCACGCCCAGCACGTACACGGCCAC
Coding sequences:
- a CDS encoding nucleoside triphosphate pyrophosphatase, which translates into the protein MARMTVRTVVLASASPARLNLLRQAGLAPHVIVSGFDEDTLNHDNPADLALALAEAKADVVAGLEEAAGALVIGCDSVLELDGEALGKPADAAEATARWKAMRGRAGVLRTGHCVIDTTNGRRVSATASTTVRFGEPTDAEVAAYVASGEPLHVAGAFTLDGLSAPFIDGIDGDHGNVIGLSLPLLRSLLGELGVSITDLWA
- a CDS encoding acetyl/propionyl/methylcrotonyl-CoA carboxylase subunit alpha, translating into MRKVLIANRGEIAVRVARACRDAGIASVAVYADPDRDALHVRAADEAFALGGDTPAASYLDISKVLQAAADSGADAIHPGYGFLSENADFAQAVIDAGLTWIGPPPQAIRDLGDKVAARHIALRAGAPLVAGTPDPVSGADEVVAFAREHGLPIAIKAAFGGGGRGLKVARTLEEVPELYDSAVREAVAAFGRGECFVEQYLDKPRHVETQCLADSHGNVVVVSTRDCSLQRRHQKLVEEAPAPFLTEAQNAELYAASKAILKEAGYVGAGTVEFLVSADGLISFLEVNTRLQVEHPVTEEVSGIDLVREMFRIADGEALGYDDPALRGHSIEFRINGEDPGRGFLPAPGTVTTFQPPSGPGVRLDAGVESGSVIGPAWDSLLAKLIVTGATREQALQRASRALEEFRVEGMATAIPFHRAVVTDPAFAPTDGTPFTVHTRWIETEFVNDIPAFVAPAAEDTEDEPGRETVVVEVGGKRLEVSLPSSLGMTLARTAAAGGAKPKRRAAKKSGPAASGDTLASPMQGTIVKVAVEEGQQVNEGDLVVVLEAMKMEQPLNAHRSGTIVGLNAEVGASLTSGATICEIKD